The Rhodopirellula bahusiensis genome includes a window with the following:
- a CDS encoding zinc-dependent alcohol dehydrogenase: MKAVCWHGRNDIRVDNVDDPRILDPRDAIIRVTASGICGSDLHLMAGAAPAMEAGDIIGHEPMGEVVEVGNAVSDLSVGDRVVVPFTISCGECFFCQSTLYSLCDESNRNAEQAEKIMGHSPAGLFGYTHMLGGYAGGQAEYLRVPYADVGPIKVPDGLPDEQVVFLSDIFPTGYMAAENCDIQSTDTVAVWGCGPVGQFAIQSAWMLGAKRVIAIDNVPERLEMARSVSKAEVIDYENSDVYETLQEWTNGRGPDCCIDAVGAENHAAGNLQSALDDAKTALHLGSDRPHVLNEIFKCCRKGGRVSVPGVYFSSVSLQWGTAMNKALQIRLGQTHMQRYLTPLMEKITNGEIDPSFVITHVEPLDNAPEAYKKFRDKEDGCIKVVLKP, translated from the coding sequence ATGAAAGCGGTTTGCTGGCACGGTCGGAACGACATTCGCGTGGACAACGTCGACGACCCAAGAATACTGGATCCTCGCGACGCAATCATTCGCGTCACTGCCTCCGGAATTTGCGGGTCGGATTTGCATTTGATGGCCGGTGCTGCTCCTGCGATGGAAGCCGGCGATATCATCGGTCATGAACCCATGGGCGAAGTCGTCGAGGTTGGCAATGCGGTGAGCGATCTAAGCGTCGGCGATCGAGTGGTGGTGCCGTTCACGATCTCTTGTGGTGAATGTTTCTTCTGTCAAAGCACGTTGTATTCGTTGTGCGATGAGTCCAATCGCAATGCGGAACAGGCCGAGAAGATCATGGGGCATTCGCCCGCCGGTTTGTTTGGCTACACACACATGCTCGGTGGATACGCGGGAGGGCAAGCGGAGTACTTGCGAGTTCCTTACGCGGATGTCGGGCCGATCAAAGTGCCCGATGGACTGCCGGATGAACAAGTCGTGTTCTTGTCGGACATCTTTCCGACCGGTTACATGGCGGCGGAAAACTGCGACATCCAATCCACCGACACGGTCGCGGTTTGGGGCTGTGGTCCTGTTGGACAATTCGCCATCCAAAGTGCTTGGATGCTCGGTGCAAAACGAGTCATTGCGATCGACAATGTGCCTGAGCGATTGGAAATGGCTCGATCGGTATCCAAGGCGGAAGTCATCGACTACGAAAACTCGGATGTGTACGAGACTTTGCAGGAGTGGACGAACGGACGAGGGCCGGATTGCTGCATCGATGCGGTCGGGGCGGAGAATCACGCCGCGGGCAACTTGCAGTCGGCGCTGGACGATGCCAAGACAGCGCTGCATCTCGGATCGGATCGACCGCACGTGCTGAACGAGATCTTCAAGTGCTGCCGCAAAGGCGGCCGAGTGTCCGTGCCCGGTGTTTACTTCAGCAGCGTGAGCCTGCAGTGGGGAACCGCCATGAACAAAGCGTTGCAGATTCGTTTGGGCCAGACTCACATGCAGCGCTACCTCACACCGTTGATGGAAAAGATCACCAACGGTGAGATCGATCCATCGTTCGTGATCACCCACGTCGAACCCTTGGACAACGCCCCGGAAGCGTACAAAAAGTTCCGAGACAAAGAAGACGGCTGCATCAAGGTCGTCTTGAAGCCATGA
- a CDS encoding trypsin-like peptidase domain-containing protein — translation MKNELSFLCIQSLLLLAVGCAPSGSDLETSQSPSVVTDQTGNVEDAVACIFRQRIETIQGDVTAGTAFAAELPQSNRKVIVTAIHLLGPAGGLSSQVSAIEISNVVETVSIFRIAGDEQEQSFPAMPYQLAGAAPFPESSTNGDVLVFAVPDETALDAIQFSTAALQPGDPVWLAAHVIGGAPEGRFLHQGRFLGVEDDGYFKMEFLNAQLDLRATSGAPIVDESGHVVAVNLAGMQVEGALWGYGNPVTRFVPGLDEAMPDE, via the coding sequence ATGAAGAATGAGCTGTCGTTCCTCTGTATTCAGAGTTTGTTGTTGCTTGCCGTCGGATGTGCCCCGTCTGGATCTGATCTTGAAACATCACAATCTCCGTCTGTAGTCACTGATCAAACCGGGAATGTTGAAGACGCAGTTGCTTGCATTTTTCGACAGCGAATCGAAACCATTCAGGGCGACGTTACAGCAGGAACCGCCTTTGCAGCTGAACTGCCACAGTCCAATCGCAAGGTGATCGTCACTGCAATTCATTTGCTGGGTCCGGCAGGTGGATTGTCGTCGCAAGTGTCGGCGATCGAGATTTCGAACGTCGTGGAAACGGTCTCGATTTTTCGAATTGCAGGTGACGAACAAGAACAAAGTTTTCCGGCGATGCCATATCAACTTGCAGGTGCTGCTCCATTCCCCGAGAGTTCAACGAATGGCGATGTGCTCGTCTTTGCTGTTCCAGATGAAACGGCTTTGGACGCAATTCAGTTTTCTACGGCGGCTCTTCAGCCTGGTGATCCGGTATGGTTGGCGGCGCACGTGATTGGCGGGGCGCCCGAGGGTCGGTTTCTTCATCAAGGACGATTCCTTGGAGTCGAAGACGACGGCTATTTCAAAATGGAGTTTTTGAACGCGCAATTGGATTTGCGAGCAACCAGCGGTGCACCAATCGTCGATGAGAGCGGGCATGTCGTGGCTGTGAATCTGGCTGGAATGCAGGTGGAAGGTGCTCTTTGGGGATATGGCAACCCTGTCACGCGATTTGTGCCTGGACTGGACGAGGCCATGCCAGATGAATGA
- a CDS encoding efflux RND transporter periplasmic adaptor subunit: MQSQHALAYHPVQISFALSTRVAVLLLILGSSSQTSQGEEWISFTQPVHRIELAAKESGRIEEVLVKKGDEVCAGQVLIRLDDDLHRIGQRLAECDAKDNSQIEQLRIELESYRTHAKNVRRLYDSGATSPEELREADLKVATQEIALQSAQNDSAQKQLRLEEANTRLERRLVRTPLSGVVVDVIAHPGEYVSTATPHLMTLVQLDRLRCTFFLDTDAASSLTVGQSVALEFDSARRSPVVGEVEHISAVTEADSGLVSVDVMLNNDSRQWRAGRRVRLLSLQPVVTRSSARTSPSLNPPLSNAPSALTAPRISVSASHRDLEAYYAR, translated from the coding sequence ATGCAATCCCAACACGCTCTCGCTTATCATCCCGTCCAAATTTCATTTGCTCTCTCCACCCGAGTCGCTGTCTTACTGTTGATACTGGGGTCATCTAGCCAAACAAGTCAGGGCGAAGAATGGATCTCTTTCACCCAGCCCGTTCATCGGATTGAGTTGGCTGCGAAAGAGTCGGGACGGATTGAAGAAGTCCTGGTCAAGAAAGGTGATGAGGTCTGCGCTGGACAAGTCTTGATTCGACTGGACGACGACCTGCATCGGATCGGGCAACGACTAGCCGAGTGTGACGCCAAAGACAATTCGCAAATCGAACAATTGCGGATTGAGCTGGAGAGCTACCGAACTCACGCGAAAAACGTGCGGAGGCTGTACGATTCCGGTGCAACCAGTCCTGAAGAACTGCGGGAAGCGGACCTCAAAGTTGCAACGCAGGAAATTGCCTTGCAGTCAGCGCAGAACGACTCGGCTCAAAAACAATTGCGTTTGGAAGAAGCCAACACGCGACTCGAACGAAGATTGGTTCGCACGCCACTGTCGGGCGTCGTGGTGGATGTGATTGCTCATCCAGGCGAATACGTCTCAACAGCCACACCGCACCTGATGACTTTGGTGCAACTGGATCGTTTGCGCTGCACATTCTTCCTGGACACTGATGCCGCGTCCTCTCTGACTGTTGGACAAAGCGTTGCGCTGGAATTCGATAGTGCACGCCGATCCCCGGTGGTGGGAGAAGTCGAACACATCTCCGCCGTCACAGAAGCGGACAGTGGTTTGGTCAGCGTCGATGTGATGCTCAACAACGACTCGCGTCAGTGGCGGGCGGGCCGCCGAGTGCGACTGCTTTCACTGCAACCAGTGGTGACGCGATCTAGTGCACGCACTTCTCCATCGCTCAATCCACCGCTTTCGAATGCTCCCTCCGCGTTGACTGCACCGCGAATTTCTGTTTCGGCTTCTCACCGCGATCTGGAGGCGTACTATGCCCGCTAG
- a CDS encoding preprotein translocase subunit SecA produces the protein MLFQSFLRNPSPCLQAIDRTKVDSVVDVFHDVLGIRLYPVQIEAAIALTQGRIAEVQTGEGKTFITGLAAALLANDSVGVHVATTNEYLSRRDYEQLRAVFRCLGLTVSCLHSEQSADEKRVAYCSDITYGSGCEFGFDYLRDQVNLTSQGSVPAGRRFLDALNGLPSLESRPIQIRRGVAIIDEADSVMIDEAGTPLVLGSSAGATSLDEEALREANSLATEFEAGRDFQLNQSRCVFSVEADNRIREQHKRVANSPLRRPWPQYVSQAVMAHHRYARNVDYVVSEDKVAIIDVHTGRIHPERTWRGGLHQAIEIKEGLQPTCESSTAAQITRQRFLQKYDLLCGLTGTATGNEKDFQTFFGLKVQVFPTHRPSLRQRLPSLYFSSIETKERFASSEAIRIAHDGRAVIVATRSIEEADRMGKLIRIQNPSVRILHGMQDEDEAELVGQAGRPNRITVTTSIAGRGTDIKVAPEVLQRGGLHLISTQHHDSMRVDRQLAGRVARQGQPGSVQQLASLHDMVLESHAASFVLARRIQSKLARLDSPNGTPIPSIDRAIQKLQRQLEHHGHVQRLQLVARDQWINRIQNEVA, from the coding sequence ATGCTATTTCAATCATTCCTACGGAATCCATCGCCATGCCTTCAGGCAATCGACCGGACCAAGGTCGATTCCGTTGTTGATGTTTTTCACGATGTGCTTGGAATCCGTTTGTATCCGGTGCAGATCGAAGCAGCGATCGCGCTGACGCAAGGTCGAATTGCGGAGGTTCAAACAGGAGAAGGCAAAACCTTCATCACCGGACTTGCCGCTGCGTTGTTGGCAAACGACAGCGTCGGCGTACACGTTGCAACAACGAACGAATATCTCAGCCGCCGAGACTACGAACAATTGCGTGCCGTTTTCCGTTGTCTCGGACTGACAGTGTCCTGCTTGCACAGTGAGCAATCAGCCGACGAGAAACGCGTCGCCTACTGCTCTGACATCACCTACGGATCGGGATGCGAATTCGGCTTCGACTACTTGCGAGATCAAGTCAACCTGACGAGCCAAGGTAGCGTTCCGGCCGGACGCCGATTCTTAGACGCGTTGAATGGATTGCCCAGCCTTGAGTCGCGGCCGATTCAGATCAGAAGAGGTGTGGCGATCATTGATGAGGCAGACAGCGTGATGATTGACGAAGCCGGCACGCCGTTGGTGCTGGGTAGTTCGGCGGGAGCAACTTCATTGGACGAAGAAGCATTGCGAGAGGCGAACTCTCTAGCAACCGAGTTTGAAGCTGGACGCGACTTTCAGTTGAATCAATCACGCTGCGTTTTTTCGGTTGAGGCAGACAATCGAATTCGAGAGCAGCACAAACGAGTGGCAAACAGTCCGCTTCGGCGACCGTGGCCCCAATATGTTTCTCAAGCTGTCATGGCTCATCATCGATACGCTCGCAATGTCGACTATGTCGTCTCCGAGGACAAAGTGGCGATCATTGATGTTCACACGGGTCGGATCCATCCAGAACGAACTTGGCGAGGTGGTCTGCATCAGGCAATCGAGATCAAGGAGGGCCTGCAGCCTACCTGTGAATCCTCCACCGCCGCTCAAATCACCCGGCAACGATTCCTTCAAAAGTACGACCTACTGTGTGGGCTGACGGGAACAGCGACGGGAAATGAGAAGGATTTCCAAACCTTCTTTGGACTCAAAGTCCAAGTGTTCCCCACTCACCGTCCATCCTTGCGTCAACGACTTCCATCGCTTTACTTTTCGAGTATCGAGACGAAGGAACGATTCGCCAGTTCGGAAGCCATCCGCATAGCACACGATGGCCGGGCAGTGATTGTGGCGACACGTTCCATTGAAGAAGCGGATCGCATGGGAAAATTGATTCGGATTCAAAACCCATCGGTTCGCATCTTGCACGGCATGCAAGATGAGGACGAGGCCGAATTAGTTGGTCAGGCCGGTCGCCCGAACCGAATCACAGTAACTACCAGCATTGCAGGCCGCGGGACCGACATAAAGGTTGCTCCTGAGGTGCTTCAGCGGGGCGGCCTGCATTTGATCTCAACACAACACCACGACTCAATGCGTGTTGATCGACAACTTGCCGGACGTGTTGCTCGCCAAGGCCAGCCTGGCAGTGTCCAACAACTTGCCAGTTTGCACGACATGGTACTTGAGAGCCATGCAGCTTCTTTCGTTTTGGCCCGTCGCATCCAAAGCAAACTCGCTCGGTTGGACAGTCCGAACGGCACTCCTATTCCCAGCATCGACAGAGCCATTCAAAAACTGCAACGACAACTAGAACACCACGGCCATGTTCAACGATTGCAACTGGTCGCTCGCGATCAGTGGATCAACCGAATTCAAAACGAGGTGGCATAA